One genomic segment of Mycolicibacterium chubuense NBB4 includes these proteins:
- a CDS encoding acyl-CoA dehydrogenase family protein → MNFEIDEQQRDFAASIDAALGAADLPAAVRAWADGDTAPGRKVWAQLTDLGVTALMVPERFDGIEAHPVDLVVALERLGRWNVPGPVTESIAVAPILLGDDERSGALASGELIATVAAPPLVPRAVDADTAGLVLLAEDGQISEAAAGAEHESVDPSRKLFDVSASGEARPSDVSRAVEFGALATAAQLIGAAQAMLDAAVEYAKQRSQFGTVIGTYQAIKHKLADVLIAVELARPLVYGAALSLADQSADTARDVSAAKVAAADAALLAARSSLQTHGAIGFTQEHNPSLLLLRVQALRPAWGDPTWHRRRVLEALNQ, encoded by the coding sequence GTGAATTTCGAGATCGACGAACAGCAGCGGGACTTCGCCGCGAGTATCGACGCCGCACTGGGCGCCGCCGACCTGCCCGCCGCCGTGCGGGCCTGGGCCGACGGTGACACCGCGCCGGGACGCAAGGTCTGGGCGCAGTTGACCGACCTCGGCGTGACCGCGCTGATGGTGCCCGAGAGGTTCGACGGCATCGAGGCACACCCGGTCGACCTCGTCGTGGCGCTGGAACGTCTCGGCCGCTGGAACGTGCCCGGACCGGTGACCGAGTCCATCGCGGTGGCGCCGATCCTGCTGGGCGACGACGAGCGCAGCGGCGCGCTGGCCTCCGGCGAGCTGATCGCCACGGTCGCGGCGCCGCCACTGGTACCGCGGGCCGTCGACGCCGACACCGCCGGCCTGGTCCTGCTGGCCGAGGACGGACAGATCAGCGAGGCTGCCGCCGGCGCCGAGCACGAGTCGGTCGATCCCAGCCGAAAGTTGTTCGACGTCAGCGCCTCTGGCGAGGCACGCCCTTCCGATGTCAGCCGCGCCGTCGAATTCGGTGCGCTGGCGACCGCGGCACAGCTCATCGGCGCGGCACAGGCCATGCTCGACGCCGCCGTGGAATACGCCAAGCAGCGCAGCCAGTTCGGCACGGTCATCGGTACGTACCAGGCGATCAAACACAAACTCGCCGATGTGTTGATCGCCGTCGAGCTGGCCCGGCCGCTGGTATACGGGGCGGCGCTCTCGCTGGCCGATCAGTCCGCCGACACTGCTCGCGATGTCAGCGCGGCCAAGGTCGCGGCCGCGGACGCCGCACTGCTGGCGGCACGGTCGTCGTTGCAGACACACGGCGCGATCGGCTTCACCCAGGAACACAACCCGTCGCTGCTCCTGCTGCGGGTGCAGGCCCTGCGCCCGGCATGGGGCGACCCGACATGGCACCGCCGGCGAGTGTTGGAGGCACTGAACCAATGA
- the ipdE2 gene encoding acyl-CoA dehydrogenase IpdE2 translates to MSEERELLRDTVAALVEKHASPEAVRKAAASERGYDEALWKMLCEQVGAAALVVPEELGGAGGELADAAVVLEELGKGLVPTPLLGTTLAELALLSLDEPDEDLLGALAEGSAIGTVVFDAGYVVNGNVADVVIAADGQTLTRWTSFTSTPAVAMDITRPLAAIDAGETSPLGSDPGLADTAAILLAAEQIGAASRCLDLTVQYTKDRVQFGRPIGSFQALKHRMADLYVAVQSAKAVVDEAVADPSPTSAALARLAASEAFSTVAAEAVQMHGGIAITWESDIQLYFKRAHGSAQLFGPPREQLRRLESDVF, encoded by the coding sequence ATGAGCGAAGAACGGGAGTTGTTGCGCGACACCGTCGCAGCACTGGTCGAGAAGCACGCGTCGCCCGAGGCGGTGCGCAAAGCCGCGGCGTCGGAGCGCGGCTACGACGAGGCGCTGTGGAAGATGCTGTGCGAGCAGGTCGGTGCGGCGGCGCTGGTGGTGCCCGAGGAACTCGGTGGTGCTGGCGGCGAATTGGCCGACGCCGCGGTGGTACTCGAAGAGCTGGGCAAGGGCCTGGTGCCGACGCCGCTGCTGGGCACGACACTGGCAGAACTCGCGCTGTTGTCCCTCGACGAACCCGATGAGGATCTACTCGGGGCGCTGGCCGAGGGCAGCGCGATCGGCACCGTCGTGTTCGATGCCGGGTATGTGGTCAACGGCAACGTCGCCGACGTCGTGATCGCCGCGGACGGCCAGACCCTCACCCGTTGGACCTCGTTCACGTCGACCCCCGCGGTCGCGATGGACATCACTCGACCGCTGGCGGCCATCGACGCCGGCGAGACCTCTCCGTTGGGCAGTGATCCGGGCCTGGCCGACACCGCGGCGATCCTGCTCGCGGCCGAGCAGATCGGCGCCGCGTCGCGGTGTCTCGATCTCACGGTCCAGTACACGAAGGACCGGGTGCAGTTCGGCAGGCCGATCGGCAGCTTCCAGGCCCTCAAGCACCGGATGGCCGATCTCTACGTGGCGGTCCAGTCGGCCAAGGCGGTCGTCGACGAGGCGGTCGCCGATCCGTCGCCGACATCGGCGGCGCTGGCCCGGCTGGCGGCCAGCGAGGCCTTCTCCACGGTGGCCGCCGAGGCCGTGCAGATGCACGGTGGCATCGCGATCACCTGGGAGAGCGACATCCAGCTGTACTTCAAGCGAGCCCACGGCAGCGCGCAGCTGTTCGGACCGCCGCGAGAACAGCTGCGCCGCCTCGAGTCCGACGTGTTCTAA
- a CDS encoding STAS/SEC14 domain-containing protein, whose translation MIDFLDRSTGDVLGVRASGKLTAADYHHVLAPRIDSLVEQFATLKVLFLMDRAFEGWTLRAAWANTVFDLAHRRHFDQIAMVGAPAWEEWCIKVPAAVLMRGELRTFRREQLGEAWDWLLAA comes from the coding sequence ATGATCGACTTCCTCGACCGCAGCACCGGAGACGTGCTCGGCGTCCGGGCGAGCGGAAAGCTGACCGCCGCGGACTACCACCATGTCCTTGCGCCTCGCATCGACTCGCTGGTCGAGCAATTCGCGACGCTGAAGGTGCTCTTCCTGATGGACCGGGCATTCGAAGGCTGGACGCTGAGGGCGGCGTGGGCCAACACCGTCTTCGACCTCGCGCACCGGCGCCACTTCGACCAGATCGCAATGGTCGGTGCACCCGCGTGGGAGGAGTGGTGCATCAAGGTGCCCGCGGCGGTGTTGATGAGGGGCGAGCTGCGCACGTTCCGCCGGGAGCAGCTCGGCGAGGCGTGGGACTGGCTGCTCGCCGCTTAG
- a CDS encoding MerR family transcriptional regulator — MDLKIGELARLTGTSAPTIRYYEDIGLLPPPHRAGGQRRYRDDDVRRLTFVRRCRDFGFPIEAVRTLASLSADRDHSCIEARDIARTHLAAVHRRMVELRALEHSIAELVDAADGACSGGPGAECAVLRELARPAR; from the coding sequence ATGGATCTCAAGATCGGCGAGCTTGCTCGCCTGACGGGCACGTCCGCACCGACCATCCGCTACTACGAGGACATCGGCCTTCTACCCCCGCCGCACCGGGCAGGTGGCCAGCGGCGGTACCGCGACGACGACGTCCGGCGGCTGACTTTCGTCCGGCGGTGCAGGGACTTCGGATTCCCCATCGAGGCGGTGCGAACGCTCGCGTCCCTCAGCGCAGACCGCGACCACTCGTGTATCGAGGCACGGGACATCGCGCGCACACACCTGGCCGCGGTCCATAGACGAATGGTGGAACTGCGCGCTCTGGAGCACAGCATCGCCGAGCTCGTCGACGCAGCCGACGGCGCCTGTTCCGGCGGGCCCGGCGCCGAATGTGCCGTGCTTCGGGAACTGGCTCGACCCGCGCGCTAA